Proteins encoded by one window of Bacillus mycoides:
- a CDS encoding helix-turn-helix domain-containing protein, whose protein sequence is MKTLGETLKKLRKSRSLRQADLAHDLNLSRSQINNYENGFSEPDLTTMFHLASYFNVTLDVLTGRTDATNDEMLHNTLNGVQKTYGALSESQRENFCKQLDYYVRFLGENDEIL, encoded by the coding sequence ATGAAAACTTTAGGTGAAACTTTAAAAAAACTTAGAAAAAGTCGTTCGTTAAGACAAGCGGATTTAGCTCATGATCTAAACCTTAGTCGGAGTCAAATTAATAACTACGAAAATGGTTTTTCTGAGCCTGATCTTACGACAATGTTTCATCTCGCCTCCTATTTTAACGTAACGTTAGACGTGCTTACTGGACGTACTGACGCTACGAATGATGAAATGCTACATAATACTCTCAATGGTGTTCAAAAAACGTATGGAGCGTTATCTGAAAGCCAAAGAGAAAACTTCTGCAAACAACTTGACTATTATGTGAGGTTCTTGGGTGAGAATGATGAAATACTGTGA
- a CDS encoding DUF4352 domain-containing protein, with protein MKKPFYKKWWFWVIVVIIVAAAAGGNSSEDKEEAKTTSTEPKQEAKQETKKDEPKKEEPKKEEPKKELSKEGESSKVKIAVGSVESIDSVGGEYLKEKAQGVFKVVEITITNNQKDAITIDANSFKLVDNQDREFKYSTQAQMAFDVGNGGSSDFFLKQLNPGLSQTGKVIFDVPADAQGLVLKARGGMMGKEIKLKVE; from the coding sequence ATGAAGAAACCGTTCTATAAAAAATGGTGGTTCTGGGTTATCGTTGTAATTATCGTTGCTGCTGCTGCGGGTGGTAATAGTAGTGAAGATAAAGAAGAAGCTAAAACAACTTCTACTGAACCAAAACAAGAGGCTAAACAAGAAACGAAGAAAGATGAACCTAAGAAGGAAGAACCTAAAAAAGAAGAGCCTAAAAAGGAACTTTCTAAAGAAGGTGAGTCTTCTAAAGTTAAAATCGCTGTAGGATCTGTTGAATCAATCGATTCTGTAGGCGGAGAATATTTAAAAGAGAAAGCGCAAGGCGTATTTAAAGTAGTTGAAATTACTATTACAAACAATCAAAAAGACGCTATCACTATTGACGCTAACAGCTTTAAATTAGTTGATAACCAAGATCGTGAATTTAAATATTCTACACAAGCTCAAATGGCTTTTGATGTTGGAAATGGTGGCAGTTCTGATTTCTTCTTAAAACAACTTAATCCTGGTTTATCCCAAACAGGCAAAGTTATCTTTGATGTTCCTGCTGATGCACAAGGCTTAGTTTTAAAAGCTCGCGGCGGTATGATGGGTAAAGAGATTAAGTTAAAAGTAGAATAG